The genome window CCAAGCTCTAGCACCATAATTATAACCGTCAACCTGTTCTAATAATTGTGGTACAACTACTTGTCCTAGGGATATTAGTCCATCAACAGCAGCGACAGCAGCACCTGGATTATTGTAACCGAGTACAGCGATTAAAGTGGAAATTGCCGCGGGATCTTGTTGCTCTGCTAAAGCTTGTACTGATTTTAAGAGAGTAAGAGCTGAAGTAGCGTTGTTGACGGCGTCAATTAAACTTTGGGTGTTCATTTTACTTATAATAATCCATCCATCAACTGCATGATCTCGATACTGCGAGGGGATAAGTTAGGCTCATGACTGAGTTGATATTCTAATAATCCTTTGAGTGAAAGTAGTTTAAGACTGTTTTCGGCAAAAGTTGTGGCGATCGCTTCTGCTGAGGGGAGATAACCACTAGCACCGAGATCAATCAAAGCGGAGCGACGCAGTTGCAGTTCATTGGTAGTTAAAGCTTTAACGAGCATTTCCCCATAAACTGGATTTTCTGTTAATTGATAGAGAGCGCGAGCTGCTGCGTATTGTACTTTGGGTATAAAGTGTTCTAAAAACGGTTCAATAGTGCTAATAGCGTTAGTAGCTTTAAGAGTTCCTAAAGCCTCGATAATCGCTTCATAGGGTTGAGTCAGATGAGGTTTTCCTGGTACGATTTGAGCTGCTGCTACACCTCCTGTTAGCAATTCTTGTAAAGGGGG of Gloeocapsa sp. DLM2.Bin57 contains these proteins:
- a CDS encoding HEAT repeat domain-containing protein; this translates as MEENSLTVEKAIANLQQTEDLGQRYYAAWWLGRFRVKDLAAITALLEALEDCEDRAPDGGYPLRRNAARALGKLGNTQAVEPLIGCLSNPDYYLREAAAQALEMLQDPRAIPPLQELLTGGVAAAQIVPGKPHLTQPYEAIIEALGTLKATNAISTIEPFLEHFIPKVQYAAARALYQLTENPVYGEMLVKALTTNELQLRRSALIDLGASGYLPSAEAIATTFAENSLKLLSLKGLLEYQLSHEPNLSPRSIEIMQLMDGLL